DNA sequence from the Halorussus sp. MSC15.2 genome:
CGACGAACCGACACTGGGACTCGACGTTACGACCGCTTCCACGCTCCGCACGGAACTCAGACGACTCGTTGACGAGGAAAACAGGACAGTTCTGCTCAGTAGCCACGACATGGACTCGATTCAGGAGCTGTGTGACCGCGTGATTATCATGAGCGAGGGACAGATTCTCGCCGAGGAGCGCATCGAAGACTTGCTCGACATGTTCCGGACACAGGCCTACGTATTTCTCGTCGAGAACGGACCGTCCGAGGAGACGCGGCGGACTCTCGAATCCCGCTACCAAGTGAACGAGTGGAGAGAGCGTGGTAAGTACGTCGAGTTCGAGGCGGTTTGTCGGGACCCCGACGACCTGTACGACTTGATGGAGATACTGCGAGCAGACTCGGTGACGGTCGTCTCGAGTCAGAACAAGTCGCCCGACTTGGAGGAAGCGTTCGTGGAAATCGTCGACAACGAACGGTCGGCTACAACACCGGGTAGCAAGCAACCTGCGACGGTGAACACGGGGAACGGACAGTGATGAGGCACGCCGCGCTGTACCTTCGAGCCTCGTTGACGAAGTCCGTCATCCTGCTTCGACGGTACTGGTTCAACACTGTGAGTCAACTCGTCGTGACTTACGTGATGTTCCTCCTTCTCGTGTTCGGCGGGCGTTCGATTGCGCCGAGTGTAATCCAAGAGTCGCTCGGCGGAATTATCGTCGGCTACTTCCTCTGGAGCACGGCGGTCAGTTCGTATCGAACGCCGTCTTCGAGCCTGATAGGGGAGGCCCGTCAGGGGACGCTCGAACAACTTTCGCTGTCTCCGCTGGGTATCGGTCGAGTCGTACTTCTCAAGACAGTTGCGAGCCTTCTCGTCAGCGTCTCTCTATCGATGGTCATCCTCCTCTCCCTGTTGGCAATCACGGGCGAGAATCTCTCTCTCGACTTCGTCGCAATCGTCCCGATACTCCTGCTGTCGATACTGTCTATCCTCGGAGTCGGATTCGCACTCGGGGGACTCGCACTGCTGTACAAGCGCATTTCGAGTGCGCTCCAGATTGTGCAGTATCTCATGATTGGACTCGTCGCGGCACCCGTCGAGTCGAATCCCGCGCTCAAACTCCTCCCGCTCTCGCTCGGGAGCAAACTCCTTCGAGACGTCATGACCCGTGGCGTCGGTCTCTTCGAGATTCCGACCGTCGATTTCGCACTCCTCGTCGCTACGGGTGTCTTCTACTTCGGCGCGGGCTACCTCGCACTCTACTGGTTCAAAGAACGTGCGCGTGACAGAGGCGCGATGGGACACTACTAGAATCATTACAGGTCTGGTATTTCCCATTCGGATAAATATAAATGCGACTCGTCAGAACATCGATTCGATGAAAATATCGGGAGAAGCCGAGGAGTTATCGGAGCTTCGGCGACAGGTTTACAACCGAAAACGGTCGTTGAGCGATGAACCGTTCGTCACCACGTTCCGGCAGAGAACCTTCGACTCACCCGACCTCGCCGGCGTCTTCCACGAGAACACGAAGACCGACCGCCAGTGGCAACGCCGAACCCGAAAGAATAGCAACGAACTGAAAGGCCAGCTTCACGCCGCGGCTGCGGAAGTAGACCCGGACTACCCCGGCCAAGAGTTGCTCCCGCTTCCGGACGACGTGTCACTCGATGCCGATATCGGGACGGTGCTTCAACGGCGGCGGAGCGTCCGCTCGCACGCGCCCAGTCCCGTCTCTCGTCGTGACCTCGCGCGCGTTCTCCGCTATGGCGCAGGGGTATCGACCATCGACGAGGGGAAGCGAAAGCGGACGTATCCGTCACCCGGTGCCCTCTATCCGACGGAAATATACGTTGCCGCGTTACGAACGGACGACATCGACGAGGGTCTCTACTACTACAACGCGAGGCGCCACGCCCTCCGAGTACTCCGCCGCGACGACCCCGAGGAGATTCGGCGAGACGTCCTCGGCGGCTTTCGCTCCGGGAAGACGAACGACGCCCGGTCGTTCGACGACGTGCCGTTAGTCGTCCTTCTTACGGGGTCCTTCTGGCGCGTGAAGTTCAAGTACGGTCCCCGAGGCTATCGGTACGTCCTTCAGGAGAGCGGTCACTTGGCCCAGAATCTGCTTCTGGCTGCGGAAGCCGATGGTCTCGTCGGGTTCCCCTACTCTGCGTTCGACGACGAACACATGAACGACCTGCTCAACGTCGATGGCGTGAACGAAGCTACGCTCTATACGGTTCTCCTCGGACACGAAGCCGGAGGGGTGCGAGATGAGTGACGAACCGCCGCAGAGACGCTCGATGTACCCGACTATCGACCCGGCTATCGTCCCCGTGAGAGTCACTCCCGACAAGGTTCACTTCCGTGCGGGACCGTGGAGCGGGCCAGTGTTCACACTGGAGGACGAACAGCGAGAAGCAAAACTCGCCGACCTCGTTGGGATGCTCGACGGGACCAACTCCGTGGCAGACATCCTCGACGAGTTCGAGGGCGACGAGGCTGCGGTTCGGCACGTTTTGGACCGCCTTCAGCGCAAACAGATACTCGATAGCCGGAGCGCCCCCGAGGACGAACCCCGGGAAATCGATTCGGGATTCGTCTCGGAAGGAGACCTCTCCTCGGTCGATGCCGACCGAGTCGCGGTCGTCGCTACGGGCGGACTCGGTCGAATCGTCGTGGGAGACCTGTTGGACACTGCAGTTGGCACTATCGAAGTCGTCGACGAGGAGTCGGGCAACCGTACGCAGGCGGAACTGACGGCGGACCGCGTCGAACGAGCGTCGCGCTCGGAACTCCCTCGAATCGTAGAGGAGGCAGACGTCGCCGTACTGGTGACCGACCGACCAGCACCCGAATTGTTCGCAGAGGTCAACCGACTGGCCCACGAGTTCGACACCCCGTACGTGTCCGGACAGACGTGCGGATTCGACGGACTGGTTGGACCGACCGTAATCCCCGGCGAGACGAGTTGCTACGAGTGTTTCGAGGAGCGGCGCGACGCGAACCTCCCGTCGAGTAGTGAGTACCACGCCTTCGAGCAGACTGTCGGTAAAACCGCCGACTCTCCGGGTCCCAGCGTCGCGGCGTTCGACCACGTCGTCGCCGGACTCGTGACGACGGAGGTGCTGAATTTCTTGGTTCGCGACGTCGCGTTCCTCGCTGGCCGAGTCGTTCGCTACGACTTCGCGGAATTGGCAGTTGAGACGAACGAGGTACTCCGGATGCCTCGTTGTCCGGTCTGTGCCTCCGGGACCGACTCGGCGGACGTCGACCGCGTCTTCACGCTCGATACGCTTCTCGAAGACGTGAACCGAGGTGGTGACGATTAAAATCACAAGCCCCGGGTCGGACCCCACGCGGTTTCACGCCGACCAGTTGCTCGGCAGTCACAGTGGACTGATAAACGAAATCTCGATAATACAGAACACGAGGTCGCACACTGAGTCCACGGTAGCGGTCGTCGACGCGTGTTCGATGCGGTCGTTACTCCCGATAGATATCCCGTACGATACGGACTTCAGAGCGATGGGGAAAGGAGCGACGGTCGACGAGGCGATAGCCAGTGCCGCAGGAGAGTTCGTCGAGCGCTACTGTGCGTTCTGGCAACCTGAACGTGCGCGTCGAGCGTCGTACAGGTCCCTAGAGGCGAGCGAGGAGACCGTCCCCGATTTCGAGTATCTCGCAATCTACGACGCCGACCAACTTCGGGAGATGCGCCAGTCTCCGTTGACTCGCGAAGCGGACATCCAGTGGGTCGAAGGGCGCAACATCCGAGACGGGTCGCCCGTGGCAGTACCGGCGGGACGTGTGTACATGGCTTCTCCCGACCCGTACTTTTACACAACCTCTAACGGACTCGCGTGCGAGCGCACGTTAGCGGGCGCGGTTGTCGGCGGAATCTACGAATCCGTCGAGCGGGATGCGATTATGCAATCGTGGTTCCGCCAAGAGCCACCGGTCCGCGTTCGCCTCGATGGACGGCCGGACCTCGCCGAGCGTCGTGACGCAGTCGAGACCGCCGATACCTCGGTGTCCATCCTCGATTTCGAGTCGGAGTTGCCGTTCCACGTGGTGGGAGCGTTCTTCCTCGACGAGTGCGCCGAGCGACCCAAAGCACTGCTCGCGGCAGGCGCGAGTCTCGACTTCGCCACTGCAGTCGAAGACGCGTTGTCAGAACTCTCTCAAGGGCTTACCGTGTTAAAAGAGGACCTCGCGTTCGGGGGCGAGAGTGACGCCGCCGACCGCGCGCCAGAGACGCGGTTCGATAACGTTCGACACTACGCTCGCCCCGAGAACGCCGACGCGCTCTCGATACTGCTGGACGGCGAAGTCGCGTCGCCGGAGTACGAACCTGTCGAATTCGAGACCGACCGAGACGAACTGCGGGCGTGTCTCCGAGCGCTGGAGGCCGGTGAAGTCACACCGCTAGCCGTGGACGTGACGACGAAAGACGTTCGAGACACGGGACTGTACGTCACGCGCGTCGTCGTTCCAGAACTGATACCGCTGTCGAGACCCGCTGTGCCGCCACGGCGGCATCCACGCCTCTCCGACGGCGGCCTCAACGATGACTGTCATCCTATCGGCTAACGGCGAACACGCTCGTTACCCCGACCGAAAGCCTTTCAAAAATACGGTTGGAATCTCCTGTCAATGCGGAAAAGCGGCCCGCCGAAAGGCCTCATCGCGTATCTCGTGTTGGAACTTCTGGACGAAAAACCGCGGTACGGGTACGAGATACTCAAGGAGATACGGTCTATCAGCGGCGGCCACTGGGAACCATCGTACGGGTCGGTCTACCCCATCCTCTACAAGTTCGAGGAGAAAGGCTGGGCCGAGCGTATCGAGCGCGCGGACGAACCCGACCGCAAGTACTTCGAGATTACCGACGCGGGCCGCGAGGAACTCGCCGAGAAGCGCGAGGAGACCGGCGGCAAAGCCCGCGACTTCGCGGACGTGATTCTGGGGTTCTACCACGTCTTCGTCGCGTTCGCCACCGACGAGCGCTTCGAGATAGAGAACCAATCGGGTGAGTGGAAGTTCGACGAGGAGTTCAGTGCGTGGGTGACCGAACAGATAATCCGCCACCACGAACGCGACTTCGGAGACTTCCAGCGCGTCCCCGACACGCCGGAGGAGTTCGCCGAGCGGCACGACTTAGAGTCCGACGAGTAGCCCGAAAACGGCCCGCCAAACGTTTCATCCGAGCGTTCGATAGGCGACCGGAGGGAGAGGACCGCAGGACTGTGGTGTCGAGACGAGAGGCGAGCAGTTCCAGCCACACAGTGCAGAACGAACCATCACTTCCCGAGTACTCGACGAACGAGACGGGTCTGAACCGTGCCGACAATCAGCGAACGTCTACGATGCGAAATTTCGGAGTCCCGGCTATCCCGAGAGCAACTGGGGTCCGAACACCATCAGGACCAGACTCGCTAGCATCACAAGTCCAATGGTCGTGGTGACCATCGTGGTGAGCTGACGGCCTTGGCTCGTCGGGAGGCGCGAAACGACTGCTTCGGTCCCCATTCGGAGGATATGTCCGCCGTCGAGGGGGAACGCGGGGATACAGTTGAAGAAGCCGAGGTTGAGATTGACCCAGCCAATCCAAAACAGCGCGTTCGCCAGCAGGAAAAGCCCGCGGTCACCGAGGAACGAGAGTGGCCCGCCTGCCGCAGTGTAGAAACCACTATTGAACGAGACGAACCCCGCGAAGTTGTACGCTTGAGGAAGCGTGATGCTGGCGAACGGGAGTACGAGGACGCCGAACACCCCGGAGAAGAACGAGGAGATGGGTCCAGTGAAGTCGGTGATGAAGACCTCCGAGAACTTACCGCCGAGTAGTTTGAGGTAGTTCTCCGCCGGATACAACTGCACGCCGACACTGTTGAACGTGATGCCGCTCACTCCCGCAATGGGATAGACGCCGATAGCGACTTCACCCGTTTCCGTCTCGCCGAGGGTGACGTTGACCGAATGGCGTTGGCCGTCGGCATACGCCTCGACGGAGACGGTATCCCCCGATTCGTACTCGTTGAGTACTCGTTTCAGGTCGGAGCCATCGATGACTCGCTTCCCGTCGATAGCAGTGATGACGATGGGACTCCCGTTCGCCACGTCTGTCTTCGCTATCTCCGCTTCCTCGTCGATAGTCGCTAACACCCCGACCGGTCCCGTAGCCGTCGTGCCAGATTCGGTCTGTAACGTCGCTACTGGCCTGTCAGCGACTGCCTCCCGGAACGCTTTCTCCGTTCGGACCGACGTACCATTGACCTCGACGATTGTCGTCTGGTTATCTTGGCTGACCGACAACGCCGGTGCAAACGGTGACGCGGGGTGGAAATCAGTGACCAGAAGCGACCGCTCGACCGTAACGGTACTTCCGTTCGCCAGCGTCACCGCCACCGACGACTCGTCGGTCCGTGATAGCGTGGCCCCGAGGTCAGAGTTGTTCTCGATTGATTCGTTACCGACTGCGACGATTCGGTCGCCCGGCTGTAGTCCCGCGTCCACTGCGGCCGACCCCGGCATGACGCCGCCGACCGCCGCCCCCGGCGTGACGGCGATAGAGCCGACGACTGGCCCGAAAAGCAGGAGGAACGCAGCGAGCGTCACCGCGAAGTTGTTGGTGACGCCTGCCGCGAACATCCGGCTTTGACTTCCCCGGTCGGCGTTTCGCCGACTCTCCTCGTCGGGTTCCACGAACGCCCCGACCGGGAGCACCGCTAGCGCTGCGAGGCCCATCGAACGAATCTCGATATCACCGACTCGACACATGATGGCGTGGCCCCCTTCGTGAACTACGAGACCGACGAAGAGACCCAAGAGAATCTCGCCTGCGACCGACAGCGGGAGAAACGGATTGACGCCGGGGATGACGAGAACGTTACGAGGCTGGGTAGCCGTAGAAGGCGACGGCGGGTTCTGAAGGATGAAGACGGCCTGCAAGACCAACAGGAAGAAGCTACCGAGCATTATAACGAGCGCTATGCCGAGGCCAAAGTTACCCCACGCGCGCCAGAACCGCTTCGGACGCGCTAGTCGTTCAACCAGTTCTTTTCCCCGGTTGGTGTGAATGGTTAGTATCGGTCCCTGAACGCCGATAAACGAAGGTAACAGCCCTTTCGAGCGAAGAAAAAGCACTACTAGCCAGTAAAGTACGACCCCAGCAACGACCCATACGAGCATGTTCATCGGATGAAAGAAGGGACGCGCCAATCAAAGGCGTTTGGGAACGCCCCGACTCTGCTACTTCGACCCCGACGAACCGGACGAACCCGACCCCGACGAGGTTTCCGCGGTCTGCCAGTCCTCTTCCAGTTTCTGCTGGGAATCAGACTTCTTCTGCTTCTGGCGCTTGCGTAGCTTTCGGGCCGCGGCCGCCCCGGCCGCGGTACCGCCGAGGATGGCCATCCGTCGGCCGTACTTGCGGATGCGACTCTTCCCGCCGCTACCGCCGGACTGCTGGCCCGACTGACCGGACTGTTGGCTAGATTGAC
Encoded proteins:
- a CDS encoding ABC transporter ATP-binding protein, coding for MRSSPAIRVENLRKEYETEHGSITAVDDVSFDIESGSVVGLLGPNGAGKTTTIKCLLGLVKPTAGQIEVEGENVRDNQRATYQHVTSMLEGARNIYWRLTVMENIAYFLRHQGIKPADVSDYVTDLLEAFDIEQKADEPVRKLSRGMKQKAALVCALAQQTPVVVLDEPTLGLDVTTASTLRTELRRLVDEENRTVLLSSHDMDSIQELCDRVIIMSEGQILAEERIEDLLDMFRTQAYVFLVENGPSEETRRTLESRYQVNEWRERGKYVEFEAVCRDPDDLYDLMEILRADSVTVVSSQNKSPDLEEAFVEIVDNERSATTPGSKQPATVNTGNGQ
- a CDS encoding ABC transporter permease, which gives rise to MMRHAALYLRASLTKSVILLRRYWFNTVSQLVVTYVMFLLLVFGGRSIAPSVIQESLGGIIVGYFLWSTAVSSYRTPSSSLIGEARQGTLEQLSLSPLGIGRVVLLKTVASLLVSVSLSMVILLSLLAITGENLSLDFVAIVPILLLSILSILGVGFALGGLALLYKRISSALQIVQYLMIGLVAAPVESNPALKLLPLSLGSKLLRDVMTRGVGLFEIPTVDFALLVATGVFYFGAGYLALYWFKERARDRGAMGHY
- a CDS encoding SagB/ThcOx family dehydrogenase, whose protein sequence is MRVTEARWDTTRIITGLVFPIRININATRQNIDSMKISGEAEELSELRRQVYNRKRSLSDEPFVTTFRQRTFDSPDLAGVFHENTKTDRQWQRRTRKNSNELKGQLHAAAAEVDPDYPGQELLPLPDDVSLDADIGTVLQRRRSVRSHAPSPVSRRDLARVLRYGAGVSTIDEGKRKRTYPSPGALYPTEIYVAALRTDDIDEGLYYYNARRHALRVLRRDDPEEIRRDVLGGFRSGKTNDARSFDDVPLVVLLTGSFWRVKFKYGPRGYRYVLQESGHLAQNLLLAAEADGLVGFPYSAFDDEHMNDLLNVDGVNEATLYTVLLGHEAGGVRDE
- a CDS encoding TOMM precursor leader peptide-binding protein; its protein translation is MSDEPPQRRSMYPTIDPAIVPVRVTPDKVHFRAGPWSGPVFTLEDEQREAKLADLVGMLDGTNSVADILDEFEGDEAAVRHVLDRLQRKQILDSRSAPEDEPREIDSGFVSEGDLSSVDADRVAVVATGGLGRIVVGDLLDTAVGTIEVVDEESGNRTQAELTADRVERASRSELPRIVEEADVAVLVTDRPAPELFAEVNRLAHEFDTPYVSGQTCGFDGLVGPTVIPGETSCYECFEERRDANLPSSSEYHAFEQTVGKTADSPGPSVAAFDHVVAGLVTTEVLNFLVRDVAFLAGRVVRYDFAELAVETNEVLRMPRCPVCASGTDSADVDRVFTLDTLLEDVNRGGDD
- a CDS encoding YcaO-like family protein, with the translated sequence MGKGATVDEAIASAAGEFVERYCAFWQPERARRASYRSLEASEETVPDFEYLAIYDADQLREMRQSPLTREADIQWVEGRNIRDGSPVAVPAGRVYMASPDPYFYTTSNGLACERTLAGAVVGGIYESVERDAIMQSWFRQEPPVRVRLDGRPDLAERRDAVETADTSVSILDFESELPFHVVGAFFLDECAERPKALLAAGASLDFATAVEDALSELSQGLTVLKEDLAFGGESDAADRAPETRFDNVRHYARPENADALSILLDGEVASPEYEPVEFETDRDELRACLRALEAGEVTPLAVDVTTKDVRDTGLYVTRVVVPELIPLSRPAVPPRRHPRLSDGGLNDDCHPIG
- a CDS encoding PadR family transcriptional regulator; this encodes MRKSGPPKGLIAYLVLELLDEKPRYGYEILKEIRSISGGHWEPSYGSVYPILYKFEEKGWAERIERADEPDRKYFEITDAGREELAEKREETGGKARDFADVILGFYHVFVAFATDERFEIENQSGEWKFDEEFSAWVTEQIIRHHERDFGDFQRVPDTPEEFAERHDLESDE
- a CDS encoding site-2 protease family protein, whose translation is MNMLVWVVAGVVLYWLVVLFLRSKGLLPSFIGVQGPILTIHTNRGKELVERLARPKRFWRAWGNFGLGIALVIMLGSFFLLVLQAVFILQNPPSPSTATQPRNVLVIPGVNPFLPLSVAGEILLGLFVGLVVHEGGHAIMCRVGDIEIRSMGLAALAVLPVGAFVEPDEESRRNADRGSQSRMFAAGVTNNFAVTLAAFLLLFGPVVGSIAVTPGAAVGGVMPGSAAVDAGLQPGDRIVAVGNESIENNSDLGATLSRTDESSVAVTLANGSTVTVERSLLVTDFHPASPFAPALSVSQDNQTTIVEVNGTSVRTEKAFREAVADRPVATLQTESGTTATGPVGVLATIDEEAEIAKTDVANGSPIVITAIDGKRVIDGSDLKRVLNEYESGDTVSVEAYADGQRHSVNVTLGETETGEVAIGVYPIAGVSGITFNSVGVQLYPAENYLKLLGGKFSEVFITDFTGPISSFFSGVFGVLVLPFASITLPQAYNFAGFVSFNSGFYTAAGGPLSFLGDRGLFLLANALFWIGWVNLNLGFFNCIPAFPLDGGHILRMGTEAVVSRLPTSQGRQLTTMVTTTIGLVMLASLVLMVFGPQLLSG